In the genome of Xanthomonas translucens pv. cerealis, one region contains:
- the glnE gene encoding bifunctional [glutamate--ammonia ligase]-adenylyl-L-tyrosine phosphorylase/[glutamate--ammonia-ligase] adenylyltransferase, which produces MPTPSSIVPDALQPLLERSLARLRQSLAAQPWPAAPAFDAPLRRALLASDFLLDTLCRQPTLFAHLAQPDPPPLPVPQLDPAQPAAWPAQLRRYRAAASARLVWRDVLGLDDVDATLAGSTQLAETCLGIALQALEGEFATRHGVVRGADGSVQRLVVFGLGKLGGGELNFSSDVDLVYAYPQDGESDGARALAAEEYFARLGQRLARLLDETTADGFSHRVDLRLRPFGTAGRVALSFAAMDHYFQREGRDWERYAWLKARAVAGDSAAGEDWLQTLRPFVYRRYLDFTALDGLREMKAAIIAEVARHDRLDDIKRGPGGIREIEFLVQSLQLIRAGREPALRERRLLPALQALVAGGQVAAADGAALAQAYRFLRRVENRLQMLRDAQTHALPEDALDRARIAFGLGYADWAQLYAALQAQRDRVAAEFAELLAPRVQAVAPDALASYWRGLPQQDGAQALAAAGFADAQGADQALRGLVQSLGVRTLSDAARARLDRVLPALLHAAARTLQADAALHRVLGLLQAILRRASYLALLDEQPSALARLVDVLARSAFLSERLVAHPLLLDELLDSRVAGPMPDRAALQRLCDSAVAAAGDDPETALRGLNEARQALSFRIALAALDRRQPAVHSARQLAELAEGVVLSVLRLARAELAAAHGEVPGGSFAIIGYGSLGGSELGIGSDLDLVFLYDHAAGVEASDGARPLESGRWFARLAQKVIALLGAVTGGGRLYDIDVRLRPDGGKGALVSSLASYTDYQRERAWTWEHQALVRARGVAGDAALLQRFEQVRAQTLARPRDAMQLREEVVKMRARMRTELDRSDAARFDLKQGAGGLVDLEFLLQAGVLLGAAQHPALVVPRATPALIDALAATGWLSVDTAQGLHAAHATLVDAGLACTLDRRPRLTTRSAEIDMARAAIADAAAALQLAFVAGRDTQAAPR; this is translated from the coding sequence ATGCCAACCCCGTCCTCGATTGTTCCAGACGCCCTGCAGCCCTTGCTCGAACGCAGCCTGGCGCGCTTGCGCCAGAGCCTGGCCGCGCAGCCATGGCCCGCCGCGCCGGCGTTCGACGCGCCGCTGCGCCGCGCGCTGCTCGCCAGCGATTTCCTGCTCGACACCTTGTGCCGGCAACCGACGCTGTTCGCGCATCTGGCGCAGCCCGACCCGCCGCCGTTGCCGGTGCCGCAGCTGGATCCGGCGCAGCCGGCGGCATGGCCGGCGCAGCTGCGCCGCTATCGCGCCGCCGCCTCGGCGCGGCTGGTGTGGCGCGATGTGCTGGGCCTGGACGACGTCGATGCGACCCTGGCCGGCAGCACGCAGTTGGCCGAGACCTGCCTGGGCATCGCGCTGCAGGCGCTGGAAGGCGAATTCGCCACGCGCCACGGCGTGGTCCGCGGCGCCGACGGCAGCGTGCAGCGGCTGGTGGTGTTCGGCCTGGGCAAGCTCGGCGGCGGCGAACTGAACTTCTCCTCGGACGTGGACCTGGTCTACGCCTATCCGCAAGACGGCGAATCCGACGGCGCGCGCGCGCTCGCCGCCGAGGAATATTTCGCCCGCCTCGGCCAGCGCCTGGCGCGGCTGCTGGATGAGACCACCGCCGATGGCTTCTCGCACCGGGTGGATCTGCGCCTGCGTCCGTTCGGCACTGCCGGGCGGGTGGCGCTGTCGTTCGCCGCCATGGACCACTACTTCCAGCGCGAAGGCCGCGACTGGGAGCGCTATGCGTGGCTGAAGGCGCGCGCGGTGGCCGGCGACAGCGCCGCCGGCGAGGACTGGCTGCAGACGCTGCGCCCGTTCGTGTACCGGCGCTACCTCGACTTCACCGCGCTCGATGGACTGCGCGAGATGAAGGCCGCGATCATCGCCGAAGTCGCGCGCCACGACCGCCTGGACGACATCAAGCGCGGTCCCGGCGGGATCCGCGAGATCGAATTCCTGGTGCAGTCGCTGCAACTGATCCGCGCTGGCCGCGAACCGGCACTGCGCGAGCGCCGCTTGCTGCCCGCTCTGCAGGCGCTGGTCGCCGGCGGCCAGGTCGCGGCCGCGGACGGCGCGGCGCTGGCCCAGGCGTACCGCTTCCTGCGCCGGGTCGAGAACCGCCTGCAGATGCTGCGCGACGCGCAGACCCACGCGCTGCCGGAAGACGCGCTGGACCGCGCACGCATCGCGTTCGGCCTGGGCTACGCGGATTGGGCGCAGTTGTACGCCGCGTTGCAGGCGCAGCGCGACCGCGTCGCCGCTGAATTCGCCGAGTTGCTGGCGCCGCGGGTGCAGGCGGTGGCACCGGATGCACTGGCCAGTTACTGGCGTGGCCTGCCGCAGCAGGACGGCGCGCAGGCGCTGGCCGCGGCCGGCTTCGCCGATGCGCAGGGCGCCGACCAGGCGCTGCGCGGCTTGGTGCAGTCGCTGGGCGTGCGCACGCTGTCGGACGCGGCGCGCGCGCGCCTGGACCGGGTGCTGCCGGCATTGTTGCACGCCGCCGCGCGCACGCTGCAGGCCGATGCCGCGCTGCACCGCGTGCTCGGCCTGCTGCAGGCGATCCTGCGCCGCGCCAGTTATCTGGCCTTGCTCGACGAACAGCCCAGCGCGCTGGCGCGGCTGGTCGATGTGCTGGCGCGCAGCGCATTCCTGTCCGAACGGCTGGTGGCGCATCCGTTGCTGCTCGACGAACTGCTCGACAGCCGCGTCGCTGGGCCGATGCCAGATCGGGCGGCGCTGCAGCGGCTGTGCGACAGCGCGGTCGCCGCCGCTGGCGACGATCCGGAAACCGCCCTGCGCGGCCTCAACGAAGCGCGCCAGGCGCTGAGCTTCCGCATCGCCCTGGCCGCGCTGGACCGGCGCCAACCGGCGGTGCACAGCGCCCGCCAACTTGCAGAACTGGCCGAAGGCGTGGTGCTGAGCGTGCTGCGCCTGGCCCGCGCCGAGCTGGCCGCCGCGCATGGCGAAGTCCCTGGCGGCAGCTTCGCGATCATCGGCTACGGCAGCCTCGGCGGCAGCGAATTGGGCATCGGCTCGGACCTGGACCTGGTGTTCCTGTACGACCATGCCGCCGGTGTGGAGGCTTCGGACGGGGCGCGTCCGCTGGAGAGCGGGCGCTGGTTCGCGCGGCTGGCGCAGAAGGTGATCGCGCTGCTCGGCGCGGTGACCGGCGGCGGCCGCCTGTACGACATCGATGTGCGCCTGCGCCCGGACGGCGGCAAGGGCGCGCTGGTGTCGTCGCTGGCCAGCTATACCGACTATCAGCGCGAACGCGCCTGGACCTGGGAACACCAGGCGCTGGTGCGCGCGCGCGGCGTGGCCGGCGATGCCGCGCTGCTGCAGCGCTTCGAGCAGGTGCGCGCGCAGACCCTGGCGCGCCCGCGCGACGCGATGCAGCTACGCGAGGAAGTAGTGAAGATGCGTGCACGCATGCGCACCGAACTGGACCGCAGCGATGCCGCGCGCTTCGACCTGAAGCAGGGCGCTGGCGGCCTGGTCGATCTGGAATTCCTGCTGCAGGCCGGGGTGCTGCTCGGCGCCGCGCAGCATCCCGCGCTGGTCGTGCCGCGCGCGACGCCGGCACTGATCGACGCATTGGCGGCCACCGGCTGGCTGAGCGTGGACACCGCGCAAGGCCTGCATGCCGCGCACGCCACGCTGGTGGACGCTGGGCTTGCCTGCACCCTGGACCGCCGCCCTCGGCTGACCACCCGCAGCGCGGAGATCGACATGGCGCGGGCGGCGATTGCCGATGCCGCCGCCGCGCTGCAGCTCGCGTTCGTTGCCGGGCGCGACACCCAGGCCGCGCCGCGATGA
- a CDS encoding translocation/assembly module TamB domain-containing protein produces MVPPFARLSPNAALDRYRRWPRALRLLLRGLLIAYLLYLLLGNVFLNTPLFDLATNRTPEKFRMHTGPALTVLPGFVTAWDLRIRGHVQRTVWSVRADRASARIALLPLLHREVRLPWMEAVNVIGEIDRVADAIPPPPQSDQGWTLRFDAIHSGTLRRARIGDLAIEGKGHGTVGFLKQLKGGPAQLFPSQIVFDDASVRYGKRQIADQAHVDARFSFPRHYRAQAPGLRKLGIADLALQLHGRSVALRIDTAGAQTRLSTEPGLGHVQANLRLLRGELQPGSKLTWRVPLHAGVGATDRGVLALLLDVDRDIRLRARLPGQIDPRSMLDADLRIGGRTLPFDDPGALLPRLSGTLQGRWHFESLNWISDLLVRKPWFRLDGGGDVSADLRLAHGALQPGSRLDVPEVQATADVLRVRIRGKAQAAGRIVGTAAQPRTEVAVRMHSFALAPLADPKAIFVQGENLRLDLDGAGTLATMHDSLQARLRFDDARVPDLSAYNRYLPATQVRVLGGSGSLSGDVHLDAAGQVGEGHVRVRGRQARLQAAGLALAGDLDLDARLRRAQLHDKRFDLSGSTLRVQGVRYGDGGKQRDWWATLRVPQGRIAAAPATQADAQVQMQMRDAGPVLAVFAQRSDAPAWLLKLVDAGQLDARGQLRWSKDALWLDRLRAENQRVSLRARLRVGDAGTQGDLYARWGVLGVGVALRGEQRQWHLLNAREWYERQPAWLPEPPPAPAPAAP; encoded by the coding sequence ATGGTGCCGCCCTTCGCCCGCCTCTCGCCGAACGCCGCCCTTGACCGCTACCGGCGCTGGCCGCGTGCGTTGCGTTTGCTGCTGCGCGGGCTGCTGATCGCCTATCTGCTGTACCTGCTGCTGGGCAACGTGTTTCTCAACACGCCGCTGTTCGACCTGGCGACCAACCGCACGCCGGAAAAATTCCGCATGCACACCGGGCCTGCGCTGACCGTGCTGCCGGGCTTCGTCACGGCGTGGGACCTGCGCATACGCGGCCACGTGCAGCGCACCGTGTGGAGCGTGCGCGCCGATCGCGCCAGCGCGCGCATCGCGCTGTTGCCGCTGTTGCACCGCGAAGTGCGCCTGCCATGGATGGAGGCGGTGAACGTGATCGGCGAGATCGACCGCGTCGCCGACGCCATTCCGCCGCCACCGCAGAGCGACCAGGGTTGGACCCTGCGCTTCGACGCGATTCACAGCGGCACGCTGCGCCGCGCGCGCATCGGCGACCTGGCGATCGAAGGCAAGGGCCACGGCACGGTGGGCTTCCTCAAACAACTCAAGGGCGGGCCGGCGCAATTGTTTCCGTCGCAGATCGTGTTCGACGATGCCAGCGTGCGCTACGGCAAGCGCCAGATCGCCGACCAGGCGCACGTGGACGCGCGCTTTTCGTTCCCGCGCCATTACCGCGCGCAGGCGCCGGGCCTGCGCAAGCTCGGCATCGCCGACCTGGCGCTGCAGCTGCACGGGCGCAGCGTGGCGCTGCGCATCGACACCGCCGGGGCGCAGACGCGCTTGAGCACCGAGCCCGGGCTCGGCCATGTGCAGGCGAACCTGCGCCTGCTGCGTGGCGAACTGCAGCCCGGCAGCAAGCTCACCTGGCGGGTGCCGCTGCATGCCGGCGTCGGCGCCACCGATCGCGGCGTGCTGGCGCTGCTGCTCGATGTCGATCGCGACATCCGGCTGCGCGCACGCCTGCCTGGGCAGATCGATCCGCGCAGCATGCTCGACGCCGACCTGCGCATCGGCGGACGAACGCTGCCTTTCGACGACCCCGGCGCGCTGCTGCCGCGGCTGTCCGGCACGCTGCAGGGGCGCTGGCATTTCGAATCGCTGAACTGGATCAGCGACCTGCTGGTGCGCAAGCCGTGGTTCCGGCTCGACGGCGGCGGCGATGTATCGGCCGATCTGCGCCTGGCGCACGGCGCGCTGCAGCCGGGCAGCCGCCTCGACGTGCCCGAGGTGCAGGCCACGGCCGATGTGCTGCGAGTGCGCATCCGCGGCAAGGCGCAGGCCGCCGGACGCATCGTCGGCACTGCCGCGCAGCCGCGCACCGAGGTCGCTGTGCGCATGCACAGCTTCGCGCTGGCGCCGCTGGCCGACCCCAAGGCGATCTTCGTGCAGGGCGAGAACCTGCGCCTGGACCTGGACGGCGCTGGCACCCTGGCGACGATGCACGACTCGCTGCAGGCGCGGCTGCGCTTCGACGATGCGCGCGTGCCCGACCTGAGCGCCTACAACCGCTACCTGCCGGCAACGCAGGTGCGCGTGCTCGGCGGCAGTGGCTCGCTCAGTGGCGATGTGCACCTGGATGCGGCCGGGCAGGTGGGCGAAGGCCATGTGCGCGTGCGCGGCCGCCAGGCGCGGCTGCAGGCGGCCGGATTGGCGCTGGCCGGCGACCTCGATCTCGACGCGCGGCTGCGGCGCGCGCAACTGCACGACAAGCGTTTCGACCTCAGCGGCAGCACGCTGCGCGTGCAGGGCGTGCGCTACGGCGACGGTGGTAAACAGCGCGACTGGTGGGCCACGCTGCGCGTGCCGCAGGGGCGTATCGCTGCGGCGCCGGCCACGCAGGCCGATGCGCAGGTGCAGATGCAGATGCGCGATGCCGGCCCGGTGCTGGCGGTATTCGCGCAGCGCAGCGATGCGCCGGCCTGGCTGCTGAAGCTGGTCGATGCCGGGCAACTGGATGCGCGTGGTCAGTTGCGATGGAGCAAGGACGCACTGTGGCTGGACCGTCTGCGCGCGGAAAACCAGCGCGTTTCGCTGCGCGCGCGCCTGCGCGTCGGCGATGCCGGCACCCAGGGCGATCTGTATGCGCGCTGGGGCGTGCTCGGCGTCGGCGTGGCGCTGCGCGGCGAACAGCGGCAATGGCATCTGCTCAACGCGCGCGAATGGTACGAGCGGCAGCCGGCGTGGTTGCCGGAACCGCCGCCCGCGCCTGCACCGGCGGCGCCCTGA
- a CDS encoding acetyl-CoA hydrolase/transferase family protein: MSAERILHPRLRERIVSAEAAAALIQPGETVAMSGFTGSGYPKAVPIALAQRIEAAHLQGQAFKIQLMTGASTAPELDGALAKAEGIALRMPFQTDPDARQRINAGTLDYIDIHLSHVAQHVWFGFYGEIDTAVVEVAGIREDGSLIPSTSIGNNKTWLDLARKVIVEVNDWQPAGIDGMHDVYYGTALPPQRKPIPLLHADDRIGEPSLRCDPDKIVAVVRTHGPDRNSPFTPADASSERIAAHLIAFLQHEVSKGRLPANLLPLQSGVGNIPNAVLAGLASSGFRDLSAFTEVIQDGMLDLLRSGVLKVASCTGFALSPEANEEFKRNIDFYRQRIILRTQEISNHPELVRRLGCIAMNGMIEADLYGNVNSTHVMGSRIMNGIGGSGDFARNSFLSIFLSPSTAKHGSISAIVPMVSHVDHTEHDVSIIVTEHGLADLRGLPPRHRARQLIDHCVDPSYRVQLEDYFDRALHDSYGKHTPHLLPEALSWHQRWLDTGSMHAAG; this comes from the coding sequence ATGTCCGCCGAACGCATCCTTCACCCGCGCCTGCGCGAGCGCATCGTCAGCGCCGAAGCCGCCGCCGCACTGATCCAACCGGGCGAGACGGTGGCGATGAGCGGCTTCACCGGTTCCGGTTATCCCAAGGCGGTGCCGATCGCGCTTGCGCAGCGGATCGAGGCCGCACACCTGCAAGGCCAGGCGTTCAAGATCCAGCTGATGACCGGTGCCTCCACCGCGCCGGAACTGGACGGGGCGCTGGCCAAGGCCGAGGGCATCGCCCTGCGCATGCCGTTCCAGACCGACCCGGACGCGCGCCAGCGGATCAATGCCGGCACCCTGGACTACATCGACATCCACCTCAGCCATGTCGCCCAGCACGTGTGGTTCGGCTTCTACGGCGAGATCGACACCGCGGTGGTGGAAGTGGCCGGCATCCGCGAGGACGGCAGCCTGATTCCGTCCACCTCGATCGGCAACAACAAGACCTGGCTGGACCTGGCCAGGAAGGTGATCGTCGAGGTCAACGACTGGCAACCGGCCGGCATCGACGGCATGCACGACGTGTACTACGGCACCGCGCTGCCGCCGCAGCGCAAGCCGATCCCGCTGCTGCACGCCGACGACCGCATCGGCGAGCCGTCGTTGCGCTGCGATCCGGACAAGATCGTGGCGGTGGTGCGTACCCATGGCCCGGACCGCAACAGCCCGTTCACCCCGGCCGACGCGAGCAGCGAGCGCATCGCCGCGCACCTGATCGCCTTCCTCCAGCACGAAGTGAGCAAGGGCCGGTTGCCGGCCAACCTGCTGCCGTTGCAGTCGGGCGTGGGCAACATCCCCAACGCGGTGCTGGCCGGCCTGGCCAGCAGCGGCTTTCGCGACCTGAGCGCCTTCACCGAGGTGATCCAGGACGGCATGCTCGACCTGCTGCGCAGCGGCGTGCTGAAAGTGGCCTCGTGCACGGGGTTTGCGTTGAGTCCTGAGGCGAACGAGGAGTTCAAGCGCAACATCGATTTCTATCGCCAGCGCATCATCCTGCGCACGCAGGAGATTTCCAATCATCCGGAACTGGTGCGGCGGCTGGGCTGCATTGCGATGAACGGCATGATCGAGGCCGACCTGTACGGCAACGTCAATTCCACCCACGTGATGGGCAGCCGCATCATGAACGGCATCGGCGGTTCCGGCGACTTCGCGCGCAACAGTTTCCTGTCGATCTTCCTCAGCCCGAGCACTGCAAAGCACGGCAGCATCTCGGCGATCGTGCCGATGGTCAGCCACGTGGACCACACCGAGCACGACGTCTCCATCATCGTCACCGAACACGGCTTGGCCGACCTGCGCGGGCTGCCGCCGCGGCACCGCGCGCGGCAGCTGATCGACCACTGCGTGGACCCGAGCTACCGCGTGCAGCTGGAAGACTATTTCGACCGCGCGCTGCACGACAGCTACGGCAAGCACACCCCGCACCTGCTGCCCGAGGCGCTGTCCTGGCACCAACGCTGGCTGGACACCGGAAGCATGCACGCGGCGGGTTGA
- a CDS encoding GIY-YIG nuclease family protein, translating to MADAPPWFLYLLECRNGSYYAGITLDLEARYQAHLRGAGAKYTRANPPLRLLASRAYPDRAAASRAEWALKQLPRARKLAFLSEPDLVSSSIDA from the coding sequence ATGGCCGACGCCCCGCCCTGGTTCCTGTACCTGCTCGAATGCCGCAACGGCAGCTACTACGCGGGCATCACCCTCGACCTCGAGGCGCGCTATCAGGCGCATCTTCGTGGCGCCGGTGCCAAGTACACCCGTGCCAACCCGCCGCTGCGGCTGCTGGCCAGCCGCGCCTACCCGGACCGTGCCGCCGCCTCGCGCGCCGAATGGGCGCTCAAGCAATTGCCGCGTGCGCGCAAGCTGGCGTTTCTGAGCGAGCCTGACCTGGTGTCCTCGTCCATCGATGCATAG
- a CDS encoding 3-deoxy-7-phosphoheptulonate synthase, which yields MAPHTDDLRIRKIEPLTPPAQLLSLLPCDEQASQTVAASRAALHDILHGRDDRLAVVIGPCSIHDPVAAMDYAQRLRPLRDSYGDALEIVMRVYFEKPRTTIGWKGLINDPNLDGSFDINKGLRLARGLLRDINRLGLPAGVEFLDIISPQYIADLVAWGAIGARTTESQVHRELASGLSCPVGFKNGTSGDVKIAVDAVGAASHPHHFLAVTKDGQTAVATTTGNPDCHVILRGGKLPNYDAASVAAAGQVLEKAGLPARLMVDASHANSGKNPDNQPKVIEDIATQLEAGQTRIVGAMVESHLLGGRQELLDGQPLVYGQSITDGCIDWDSSVQVLERLAQAVRARRQVRLSQAA from the coding sequence ATGGCCCCGCATACCGACGATCTGCGCATCCGCAAGATCGAACCGCTGACCCCGCCCGCCCAGCTGTTGTCGCTGCTGCCCTGCGACGAACAGGCCTCGCAGACCGTCGCTGCCTCGCGCGCGGCGCTGCACGACATCCTGCACGGCCGCGACGACCGCCTGGCGGTGGTGATCGGCCCGTGCTCGATCCACGATCCGGTGGCGGCGATGGACTACGCGCAGCGCCTGCGCCCGTTGCGCGACAGCTACGGCGATGCGCTGGAGATCGTGATGCGGGTGTACTTCGAGAAGCCGCGCACCACGATCGGCTGGAAGGGCCTGATCAACGATCCCAATCTCGACGGCAGCTTCGACATCAACAAGGGCCTGCGCCTGGCGCGCGGCCTGCTGCGCGACATCAACCGCCTCGGCCTGCCGGCCGGCGTGGAATTCCTCGACATCATCTCGCCGCAGTACATTGCCGATCTGGTGGCCTGGGGCGCGATCGGCGCGCGCACCACCGAAAGCCAGGTGCACCGCGAACTGGCCTCGGGCCTGTCGTGCCCGGTCGGCTTCAAGAACGGCACCAGCGGCGACGTCAAGATCGCGGTGGATGCGGTTGGCGCGGCCTCGCATCCGCACCATTTCCTGGCGGTGACCAAGGACGGCCAGACCGCGGTCGCCACCACCACCGGCAATCCCGACTGCCACGTGATTCTGCGCGGCGGCAAGCTGCCCAACTACGACGCGGCCAGCGTCGCCGCCGCCGGCCAGGTGCTGGAGAAGGCCGGGTTGCCGGCACGGCTGATGGTCGATGCCAGCCACGCCAACAGCGGCAAGAATCCGGACAACCAGCCGAAGGTGATCGAGGACATCGCCACGCAGCTGGAAGCCGGACAGACCCGCATCGTCGGCGCGATGGTGGAGAGCCATCTGCTCGGCGGCCGCCAGGAACTGCTCGACGGCCAGCCACTGGTCTACGGGCAGAGCATCACCGACGGCTGCATCGATTGGGACAGCTCGGTGCAGGTGCTGGAGCGTCTGGCGCAGGCGGTACGTGCGCGGCGCCAGGTGCGGTTGTCGCAAGCGGCCTGA
- the groL gene encoding chaperonin GroEL (60 kDa chaperone family; promotes refolding of misfolded polypeptides especially under stressful conditions; forms two stacked rings of heptamers to form a barrel-shaped 14mer; ends can be capped by GroES; misfolded proteins enter the barrel where they are refolded when GroES binds): MAAKDIRFGEDARSRMVRGVNILANAVKATLGPKGRNVVLEKSFGAPTITKDGVSVAKEIELADKFENMGAQMVKEVASKTSDNAGDGTTTATVLAQALIREGSKAVAAGMNPMDLKRGIDQAVKAAVVELKKISKPTADDKAIAQVGTISANSDESIGQIIADAMKKVGKEGVITVEEGSGLDNELDVVEGMQFDRGYLSPYFINNQQSQSADLDDPYILLHDKKISNVRDLLPVLEGVAKSGKPLLIVAEEVEGEALATLVVNTIRGIVKVVAVKAPGFGDRRKAMLEDMATLTGGTVISEEVGLALEKATIKDLGRAKKVQVSKENTTIIDGAGDSSAIESRIKQIKAQIEETSSDYDREKLQERVAKLAGGVAVIKVGASTEIEMKEKKARVEDALHATRAAVEEGVVPGGGVALVRALTAIGDLKGANEDQTHGIQIALRAMEAPLREIVTNAGEEPSVILNRVKEGTGNFGYNAANGEFGDMVAFGILDPTKVTRSALQNAASIAGLMITTEAMVADAPKKDEPAGGGGGMGGGMGGMGGMDF; encoded by the coding sequence ATGGCTGCCAAAGATATCCGTTTCGGTGAAGACGCTCGTTCGCGCATGGTGCGCGGCGTCAACATTCTCGCCAATGCCGTCAAGGCCACCCTGGGCCCGAAGGGCCGCAACGTCGTGCTCGAGAAGAGCTTCGGCGCGCCGACCATCACCAAGGACGGCGTCTCCGTCGCCAAGGAAATCGAACTGGCCGACAAGTTCGAGAACATGGGCGCGCAGATGGTGAAGGAAGTCGCCTCCAAGACCTCCGACAACGCCGGCGACGGCACCACCACCGCCACCGTGCTGGCGCAGGCGCTGATCCGCGAAGGTTCCAAGGCGGTCGCCGCCGGTATGAACCCGATGGACCTCAAGCGCGGCATCGACCAGGCCGTCAAGGCCGCCGTGGTCGAGCTGAAGAAGATCAGCAAGCCCACCGCCGACGACAAGGCGATCGCCCAGGTCGGCACCATCTCGGCCAATTCCGACGAGTCGATCGGTCAAATCATCGCCGACGCGATGAAGAAGGTCGGCAAGGAAGGCGTCATCACCGTTGAAGAAGGCTCGGGCCTGGACAACGAGCTGGACGTGGTCGAGGGCATGCAGTTCGACCGCGGCTACCTGTCGCCGTACTTCATCAACAACCAGCAGAGCCAGTCGGCCGACCTGGACGACCCGTACATCCTGCTGCACGACAAGAAGATCTCCAACGTGCGCGACCTGCTGCCGGTGCTGGAAGGCGTGGCCAAGTCGGGCAAGCCGCTGCTGATCGTGGCTGAGGAAGTCGAAGGCGAAGCGCTGGCGACCCTGGTGGTCAACACCATCCGCGGCATCGTCAAGGTCGTGGCGGTCAAGGCGCCGGGCTTCGGCGATCGTCGCAAGGCGATGCTGGAAGACATGGCCACCCTGACCGGCGGCACCGTGATCTCCGAGGAAGTGGGCCTGGCGCTGGAGAAGGCGACCATCAAGGACCTGGGCCGCGCCAAGAAGGTGCAGGTCTCCAAGGAGAACACCACCATCATCGACGGCGCTGGCGACAGCTCGGCGATCGAGTCGCGCATCAAGCAGATCAAGGCGCAGATCGAAGAGACCTCTTCGGACTACGACCGCGAGAAGCTGCAGGAGCGCGTGGCCAAGCTGGCCGGTGGCGTGGCAGTGATCAAGGTCGGTGCTTCGACCGAGATCGAGATGAAGGAAAAGAAGGCGCGCGTCGAAGACGCCCTGCACGCGACCCGTGCGGCCGTGGAAGAAGGCGTGGTCCCGGGCGGCGGTGTGGCCCTGGTGCGCGCGCTGACCGCGATCGGCGATCTGAAGGGCGCCAACGAAGATCAGACCCACGGCATCCAGATCGCGCTGCGCGCGATGGAAGCGCCGCTGCGCGAGATCGTCACCAACGCCGGTGAAGAGCCGTCGGTGATCCTGAACCGGGTCAAGGAAGGCACCGGCAACTTCGGCTACAACGCCGCCAACGGCGAGTTCGGCGACATGGTCGCGTTCGGCATCCTGGATCCGACCAAGGTGACCCGTTCGGCGCTGCAGAACGCCGCGTCGATCGCCGGCCTGATGATCACCACCGAAGCGATGGTGGCCGACGCGCCGAAGAAGGACGAGCCGGCCGGCGGTGGCGGTGGTATGGGCGGCGGCATGGGTGGCATGGGCGGTATGGATTTCTGA
- a CDS encoding co-chaperone GroES yields MSIKPLHDRVVVKPIEADEISAGGIVIPDSAKEKSTKGEIVAIGSGKPLDNGSVRAPAVKVGDKVIYGQYAGSSYKAEGVEYKVLREDDILAIVG; encoded by the coding sequence ATGAGCATCAAGCCGCTTCACGACCGCGTCGTAGTTAAGCCGATCGAAGCCGACGAAATTTCCGCCGGCGGCATCGTGATCCCGGATTCGGCCAAGGAAAAGTCCACCAAGGGCGAGATCGTCGCCATCGGCAGCGGCAAGCCGCTGGACAACGGCAGCGTCCGCGCCCCGGCGGTCAAGGTCGGCGACAAGGTCATCTACGGTCAGTACGCCGGTTCCAGCTACAAGGCCGAAGGCGTCGAGTACAAGGTGCTGCGCGAAGACGACATCCTCGCGATCGTCGGCTAA
- the cutA gene encoding divalent-cation tolerance protein CutA: MSSPPLRLLFSTCPDPASAARIAQVLVEERLAACVSRLPGVHATYRWQDAVEQAEEVLLLIKTAADRIPALQQRLSELHPYDVPELIEVEVAGGLPAYLQWVYAETREEP, from the coding sequence ATGTCTTCGCCCCCACTCCGTTTGCTGTTCAGCACCTGCCCCGATCCGGCCAGCGCCGCGCGGATCGCCCAGGTCTTGGTCGAAGAACGGTTGGCCGCCTGCGTCAGCCGCCTGCCCGGCGTGCACGCCACCTATCGCTGGCAGGACGCCGTGGAGCAGGCCGAGGAAGTGCTGCTGCTCATCAAGACCGCCGCCGACCGCATCCCCGCGCTGCAACAGCGGCTGAGCGAACTGCACCCCTACGACGTTCCCGAACTGATCGAGGTCGAGGTGGCCGGCGGCCTGCCCGCCTACCTGCAGTGGGTGTACGCCGAAACCCGTGAGGAACCGTAA